The DNA window TAAGTTTCAGTTTGTAGTTTCCAGGTGTTAGCGACAACGTACGGATTTTACTGAACCACGAATGCTCGACCGTCTTTTCATCTACCTGTAGTGGATAAAACTCTTCCGGAAAGTTAATGGTTGCCGCGTGAGAAACTGCGCAAAACAACAACCCTGTAACGAATATTATTCTTCTCATTGTTCCCTCCATTTTGGATGAGTGTGGCAGCTCTAAGATTATTTGTCATTACTCTGTGCTCTAATATAATGACTTTACTGTTTACTCCTCAAGGACTACGTATGAGTACTGAAACGATCTTTAGTAAAATCATTGCCCGTGAAATTCCAGCTGACATTGTTTATGAAGATGAGCAAAGTTTGGCATTTCGCGACATTAACCCACAAGCACCTTTTCACGTGTTGGTTATTCCAAAAACCCCGATCGCAACCATCAATGACATAACACCGGAGCACGCTTCTCTTGTCGGTCATTTATATGTCGTTGCAGCAAAGCTTGCTAAAGAATACGGGTTTGCTGAAGACGGCTATCGCGTCGTAATGAATTGCAATGAACACGGCGGGCAAACGGTGTTCCATATTCACCTTCATGTCCTCGCAGGCAAAGAAATGGGGTGGCCACCCTACCAAAATAATAAAAAAGTATTACAATAAAGTATTCGATGTTAAGGAATGTAAATAATTAATGCACTCCTATAATTTCAACTATTTTTATTCATTTTCAATGATTTACTATAACAATGCGTTTTATTCTCATATGGAATAAAACGTTTTTGCTACATCCTATCGCGAAAAACTATAAATCATTGTGAAAATTCTAATACAAAAGGCGTGAATCACATGTTAGGATTAGGGTAATTCTAAACACGAGTATCAACAGCAATGAGCAGTTCTGCCTTTTTGTTACTAGAAAAAAACCCGATCAACACTATAGGTGTCAACGTTTTACAACCTTTGTTGAAAACGCAAGGAATTGATGTTACCGCCGGTACCGACATTTCCCAAGTCCCAGAGGGAACCCGTTTGCTGTTTATTGAAACAGCCACTGACGATGCATGGGGGAAATTGAAGGAGCACCTCGTTAGCTTGAAAGTTAAGTGTGACATCGTGTTGTTTAACCTAGATGAGAATCCAGAACTCGCAAATCGTGCATTACTAAGTGGTATTCGTGGTGTGTTCTACACTACCGACAACGCAGATGTATTAATGAAAGGGATCCGCCTATTGATGGAAAATCAATTGTGGTATCGCCGTGAAATTATGTGCAATGTCCTAAACCGAATGTTGCAGTTCAATAAAGATGCGCTTCATAAGTTAACCGAAGGTGATATTGAACCGATTAAGCTAACTAAACGTGAGAAAGCGATTATTTCATTAATGAGTAAAGGAGCGAAAAACAAAGAAATCGCCGAATCTCTCAATATCAGCCCTCACACAGTTAAAACCCATCTGTACAGTGCATTTAGAAAGACGAAATGCCGCAATCGTATCGAGTTGCTTTCTTGGGCACAACAAAATATTCCTGACGAAATTCGTTAATTTCGTCGAATGTTCGAGCAGTTACTTTATCGTTTCCTCGTTAAAGTAGCTGCCGTCATACTCCGCTTTACTCACTTCAAACAACCCTCTATTCTGTAGACGAACGATAAGAATAACTGTCTACTATGTTTGATACTAAAACACTTTACCTTACCTCCGCGGTCATGATGGCCATAATGACACTCTTGTCGACCATGACATGGCGTGCAAATAAATCCATTCCAGGAACCTTGCTTTATATTTTTTACCCACTCGTTTCCTTTACTGCCGTTATCAGCTTCTCGACTCATAGCTATTTTGACAACTGGACAACCATCAGCGTTGCGAATGTATTGCTCTTCTTTGCGTCCGTTGTTCACGTCACTGCCATTAGTCAGTTTCTTGATTTCAAACGCATCGAACTCAAAGCCTTTTTTCTCACCACTTTGGTCCTAGGCCTTCTATTGCTCTATTTCGCGTGGGTAGCACCGAGTTTGAGAGAACGGATTTTTGTCTCCGATCTCCAACACGTATTTGAAGCCGCATTTTTACTTTATGTTTTTATTCGTTTTGCACGACCACTTTACCCCAATGGCAGTATGGTCTACATCCTCATTCTACTGACGTTACTCTGTGTTTTTATTGGCCGAATGCTGTTTATGGGTGACGTTACATCCACAACGCTTTTTAAAGAAAATTGGTTTGCCATTACCGTGTTTTTTAATGGCGTGATCTCCCCCATTTTCTACACCACGGGTATGGCACTTCTGTGCAATGAACGAAGAGAAACACACCTCAATAATTTGGCCGCAAAAGCACAAAAAGATTTAGAGATCCGTGGACTCTTTCTTTCAACCGTCAGCCATGAAATTCGTACACCACTGAATGGCATTCTAGGCAGTGCACAGTTAGTGTTAAATCGCTCGAAAGATGCAACCAACAAAGCCTATTGTGAAGCCATCATTAACTCTGCTGAATCACTCAATTTACTCATTGATAAAGTATTAGATTACGCCAGTCTCGAACAACGTGATGAAGCACTGTATGAAGAAGATGTAGAAATAAAAAGCTGGCTCAATAACTTATGCTTACTTTTAAGCCCTCTGGCCGAACAAAAGAAAGTCGCCTTTGAGTTACTTTATGAACTCCCAGATCAAGCCTGTTATTACTGCGACCAGCAGAAACTCAGACAAATCATCATCAATCTAGTCGGCAATGCGATTAAATTTACGGATAAGGGCTACGTCAAACTGCATGTCGAACTTGTGAGCGAACATGACATGACCCATCTAGTTCGATTTAATGTGATTGATACGGGACCAGGGATTGAACAAGACGAAATTGAATACCTGACTGAGCCCTACGTGCAAAGCAATGCGGGTAAGATAAAAGGTGGCACAGGCCTTGGTCTTGCGATCACCGCTCGTCTTTTAGAAAAATTGGGCAGCAAGCTGAATATTGCCAGCGAAGTAAACGCTGGCAGTGAGTTTAGTTTCGATATTCGCCTAACTTTAGGCGAACTCAGCCTCGTAGAACAGCGCCATCAAAGTGCCCAATATCTCACGGGATTAAATGTATTACTGGTTGAGGACTTAGAATTAAACCAAAAAATCGCCATTGAGTTTATGGCCGCGGATGAACACAAAGTGAAACTTGCCACAACCGGTGGACATGCGTTGGAGCTATTGCAACAACACCAATTTGACGTCGTCTTGCTTGATATGAACTTACCTGACTTAACTGGACAGGATGTGCTTCGCCGTCTTAAACAGCTCGAGCACAAAAACAATCGCACCCCGTTTTTAGCCTTTACCGCTAGCTTAAGTCCAGATGAAGTTAAAGAGTACATTGCACTCGGTATAAAAGACATTGTTGGAAAACCGATTAAACAAGAGAAACTTCGCCAAGCACTCAGTGATTCTCAAACAGCACAGAAGCCCAGTATATCTGCCGAGCTGCCAGATGTACTGTACGATGACACCGCCGTAGCGAGTTTGAATAGTAGCTTTAATGAAGATGAGGTATCGTCTATCTACAATGAGTTTGTCCTCTCAGCTAGAAACAAAGTCATAAGAATTCAACAACTTGCAAAAGAATCTCCTGAGCAGTGTATTAAGCTATTACATCGCCAAGCCAGTACGGCTCTGCAACTAGGGTTTAACCGTTTTGGCACGCTACTGAAAAAAATAGAGAGACGCCTGCTGGATGGCAAGGAGTGCTCACAAGAACTCGCTCAGTCGCTGCCCCTTTGGCAAGAAAGTTTAGAAGCGTACCTGACACACATACGAAAACAGACGCTCGGTTAATCATCGCGTTCTGTCGACAACTTGCACGTTTTTGTTCATGCTGTTTGTCATCTCGGTCCACCCCGAGCAAATTACAATTAAATCTAGGATATCAGCGATGAAACAGCTTAAATCCCCACTATCGGCCGCCATTGTTGCCGCTATTTTTGGACTCTCGCACGGCGTATTTGCCAGCTCATCCACTGCGGCAGATACACAAGCCGTTGAAAAAGATACAAAGCATTGGAATGTGCTTAATCCTCCTGGTGAACGTAAAACAATCAAATTAGACACCAACGAAACGACTTGGAGTAATTTAGATGTGAGTCCTGATGGCAAACACGTTGTGTTCGACATGCTCGGTGATCTTTACATCATTCCAATCCGCGGTGGTGAAGCCAAAGCGCTTACAAGCGACATGGCGTGGAACATCCAGCCCAAATTTTCACCAGATGGGAAAAAAATAGCCTTCATCTCTGATAGAGATGGTGGTGACAATTTATGGGTCATGGACGTTGACGGTAGTAACTTAAAACAAGTGTCAAAAGAAAAGAACAACATCGTTCATAACCCTGCATGGTCGCCAGATGGTCAATATCTTGCGGTTAAACAAGGCCAAGTCTCTGGTCGTACTATCCCCGGTGGTTCGATCCGCATGTACCACATCAGCGGCGGAAAAGGAGTTGTTGTCAGAGAGCGTCTACACGGCGCAAAATCTCAGAAAAACATTGCTGAACCTGCATTTTCTAAAGATGGCAACAAAATCTACTATTCGGTAGACGCTACACCTGGCGTGCGTTGGGAGTACAATAAAAACTCGCTGACGCCCGTTTTTGAAATTCGCAGTTGGGATCTAATAACGGGTGAAGAAGAAACTGTAATTAGTGGCGCTGGCGGTGCTGTACGTCCAACCCCGAGTCCAGACGGTAAATCGATTGCCTTTGTAAAGCGCGAAGACAACGGCAAAGAGTTCATCAGTGCCCTGTACATTAAAAACTTGAAATCGGGTATTGAGCACCGCATTTACTCAGGACTTGATAGAGATTTACAAGAAACCAATGGCGCGCACGGTAATGCTCCCGCCTTTGCCTATACACCTGACGGCAAAGCGCTCGTGTTTTGGGCGAAAGGTCACTTCCACAAAGTAGACATCGAGTCCAAGCAAGTGACTTCAATCGCAGCGCACATCGTAGCTGAAAAACAAATTACACCAGCGCTTCGTTTCGCGGTTGATGTTGCTCCTGATACGTTTAAAGTAAAGCTCGCGCGCTGGTCTCAGGTATCTCCAGATGGCAACACGGCATTGTTTCAAGCTTTAGGCTACCTTTACACTAAAGACGTGAGCTCAGGTAAAGTACAACGTGTTACAAACCAAACCGACCATTTTGAGTTTTACCCAAGTTTCTCGAGAGACGGGAAATACATTGTCTACACGACTTGGGATGACAAAGCACTAGGCAGCGTCAGAGTAGTGTCAGCACGTGGTGGAAAAGGCAAAGTAATCACTCAAGACCCTGGACACTACGTTACGCCGAGTTTTTCACCCGATGGTAAAAACGTCGTGTATAAAAAGGTGACGGGTGGCTTCTTACTCAATGGTGACTGGTCAATGGAACCCGGTATTTATGTAGCCGACATAAAGGGTAAGAAAAGCAAACGCATAATTAAAGCTGGTGACAACCCGCATTTTGGCAAAGACAGTGACCGCATTTTCTTCTCAGTACAAAATGGCGATACTGGGTTAGAGTTAAAGTCGGTAAATCTGACCGGCGCTGAGGAGCGTAGTCATTTCAAAGGTGATTATATTTTCGATTATCGTGTATCACCTAACGGAAACTACGTGGCGTTTATTGAAAACTTCAATACGTTTGTTGCTCCGTTTACCCACACGGGCAAAACACTCTCGATCAATAAAGGCATAACTGATTTCCCTGTTCAGCAAGTATCTAAATATTCAGGTGATTTTTTGAATTGGACGGCAGACAGCAAAGCCGTAACTTGGGCATTTGGTCCTACGCTCTACCAACGTGCATTAACCGATACATTCGAGTTCTTAAGTGATAAAGAATTGGACAAAGAGCTCACTGCGGACGGAATCGATCTGAGTTTTGAGCAAAAAGCGGATAAACCCAACGGTGTGCTGGCGCTCGTCGGTGGTAAAATTGTCACCATGCGTGAGGCGGAAACTCAGCAAGAAATTATTGAGAACGGGGTTGTACTCATCAAAGATAACCGCATTGTCGCTGTTGGTAAACAAGACGAAGTTAGCATCCCCAATGGTGCAGAAACTATCGATATTACAGGTAAAACGGTTGTCCCTGGATTGATTGACGTGCATGCTCATGGCAGCTATGGCAGCAACCAATTACAGCCAGAACAAAACTGGAACCAATTTTCGAACCTAAGCTTCGGTGTTACAACGATTCACGATCCGTCTAATGATTCAAACGAAGTATTCTCGATGTCGGAATTGGCGAGAGCCGGTTTAACCGTAGCACCTCGTATCTACTCTGTGGGTCGTATTCTTTATGCTGGTGAAGCGCCTGGCTATAAAACTCCAATCAACAATTTAGCCGACGCCGAATTCCACGTTAAACGCCTTAAAGATGCTGGGGCTATTTCGGTGAAGAGTTATAACCATCCGCGCCGCGAAACACGTCAACAAGTTCTCGAAGCGGCTCGCAATATGGAAATTATGGTCGTCCCTGAAGGGGGAGCTAAGTTTCAGCACAATATGAACATGATAGTCGACGGTCATACGGGCGTGGAACATGCCTTACCGATTCCGCACATTTATGCTGATGTGAAGCAAATGTGGGGACAAACCGACGTTGGATTCACACCAACGTTTGTTGTCGCGTACGGTGGTATTAAAGGCGAAGATTATTGGTATGAGCACACGAATGTCTGGGAAAACAAACGCCTCATGAGCTTTGTACCAGAGTACATTGTAAAACCAATGTCGATTCGTCCAACAAAAGCGCCTGACCGCCACTACAATCATTTCAATGTTGCGGAAACCGCCAAGCAACTTCGTGATGAGGGTGTTACCGTTCATATTGGTGCGCATGGTCAGCGTGAAGGTCTCGCCGCACACTGGGAACTGTGGTCTATGGTGCAAGGTGGTTTCAGTAATTGGCAAGCACTTCGTAGCGGTACAATTGACGGTGCTCGTTACTTAGGTATGGAAAAAGACTTAGGCACCATCGAAACGGGCAAACTTGCAGACCTTGCCATCATTGATGGTGATGTACTGAACAATATCCGAGACTCAGAAAAAGTCGCCTATACGGTGATCAATGGTCGTATTTATGATGCTGCATCAATGAATGAAGTCGGTAGTCACGCGAAAAAACGCCAACCTTTCTTCTTCGAAGGTAAGAACCAAACGCAAATGCATCCGGCAACAGCTGCTTACATGGAAGAAAAAGCACACAAGTATCACTGGAAACATTAACCGCAGACTAATCTTAGGGTTACAGAATATCTGTAACCCTATCTTTCCTTTTTCCTTTACCACACTACAATTCTGTACATTTTTTAACCTCGATTTTCCCAAAATCTAAACTACACTTTTTCTGATCATTAACCCGAATTTCAGCTAAACATCCTTCTTTACGTAAATTGCTTAAGGGTCGTTTGTCTAGCATTTGGGTCACTCATCACATTTAAAAGGAAGTTATGATGGATTCTACTCGCCAATCAGGGTTATTCGGACAAGCTAACCTAGCTAAAAAACTAATCGTCGCCTTTTTGCTCGTTTCTCTTATTCCTATGGCAATCGTGATCGCAATTGCACTCTATGGTTCATCACATGCGATGAAGCAACAGGTCTACGACCAATTAGACGCTGTGGGACAGATCAAGCGCAGTGCCGTTGAAGGCCATTTCACCGCAATTAAACAAAAAGTGCATGCTCTAGTTGCAAACCCCTATGTTGCCTCGGCAGCGCAGGACTTTGAATCCGCATATAAAGACGTTGAAGCTGTAAAGTCTAAAGACGAATTGGAACGATTTTATCATGACAGTTTCCTCCCTCGATATCACCAAGAAAACCCCAACGCCAAACCGTTGAATATCGACATCGGCACTCTGTCTCCAAAAGCAATCGCATTGCAAACTCGTTATATTGTGGATAATCCACATCCGATAGGCGAGAAACACCAATTACTAGAAAGCCCGTTAGGTGACAGTTACGATTTTGTGCATTTCGCCTATCACGACTATTTCAAAGAAATCGCTAAAACCTATCATTTCTATGATATTTTTATTGTTGATAATGAAACGTCTAATGTCATCTACACGGTGTACAAAGAAGTCGACTTCGGCACTTCATTAGCAACAGGCCCTTTTGCAAATAGTCCACTTGCAAAAGCATTTGACGAGGGCAAAAAGTTAACGAATTACAATCAAGCCTATTTTGTCGATTACGAACGCTATGAAGCTTCATATAACACCCCTGCAAGCTTTGTTGCTGCGCCAATTATCGTGAATGGACAGGTTACCGCCACACTTATCGTACAACTCTCTATTGATGCGTTGAATGCCATTATGAAACAACGTGAAGGGTTGGGTGAAACGGGTGAAACGTATTTAGTCGGTGCGGATGGACTCATGCGTTCGGACTCTTATCTCGACCCGCTCAATCACTCCGTCATAAACTCATTTAAACACCCAGAGTTGGGCACCATCAGCACCACGTCGTTCCAATTAAGCCAAAAAGGAGAAAGCGGTAACCGTATAATTGCTGATTACAACGGCAACCCAGTGCTATCTGCATTTCGACCGATCGATGTAATGGGCGTTCGTTGGTCACTGATTGCTGAAATGGATGAAGCTGAAGCATTTGCTGCAGTAAACCAATTAACCTATCAATTGGTCAGTGTGCTCATCGTTTCGATATGTTTAATCACTTTCATCGCCTATTGGTTTGCGAAACGGCT is part of the Pseudoalteromonas xiamenensis genome and encodes:
- a CDS encoding histidine triad nucleotide-binding protein, with the protein product MSTETIFSKIIAREIPADIVYEDEQSLAFRDINPQAPFHVLVIPKTPIATINDITPEHASLVGHLYVVAAKLAKEYGFAEDGYRVVMNCNEHGGQTVFHIHLHVLAGKEMGWPPYQNNKKVLQ
- a CDS encoding helix-turn-helix transcriptional regulator, which encodes MSSSAFLLLEKNPINTIGVNVLQPLLKTQGIDVTAGTDISQVPEGTRLLFIETATDDAWGKLKEHLVSLKVKCDIVLFNLDENPELANRALLSGIRGVFYTTDNADVLMKGIRLLMENQLWYRREIMCNVLNRMLQFNKDALHKLTEGDIEPIKLTKREKAIISLMSKGAKNKEIAESLNISPHTVKTHLYSAFRKTKCRNRIELLSWAQQNIPDEIR
- a CDS encoding ATP-binding protein, giving the protein MFDTKTLYLTSAVMMAIMTLLSTMTWRANKSIPGTLLYIFYPLVSFTAVISFSTHSYFDNWTTISVANVLLFFASVVHVTAISQFLDFKRIELKAFFLTTLVLGLLLLYFAWVAPSLRERIFVSDLQHVFEAAFLLYVFIRFARPLYPNGSMVYILILLTLLCVFIGRMLFMGDVTSTTLFKENWFAITVFFNGVISPIFYTTGMALLCNERRETHLNNLAAKAQKDLEIRGLFLSTVSHEIRTPLNGILGSAQLVLNRSKDATNKAYCEAIINSAESLNLLIDKVLDYASLEQRDEALYEEDVEIKSWLNNLCLLLSPLAEQKKVAFELLYELPDQACYYCDQQKLRQIIINLVGNAIKFTDKGYVKLHVELVSEHDMTHLVRFNVIDTGPGIEQDEIEYLTEPYVQSNAGKIKGGTGLGLAITARLLEKLGSKLNIASEVNAGSEFSFDIRLTLGELSLVEQRHQSAQYLTGLNVLLVEDLELNQKIAIEFMAADEHKVKLATTGGHALELLQQHQFDVVLLDMNLPDLTGQDVLRRLKQLEHKNNRTPFLAFTASLSPDEVKEYIALGIKDIVGKPIKQEKLRQALSDSQTAQKPSISAELPDVLYDDTAVASLNSSFNEDEVSSIYNEFVLSARNKVIRIQQLAKESPEQCIKLLHRQASTALQLGFNRFGTLLKKIERRLLDGKECSQELAQSLPLWQESLEAYLTHIRKQTLG
- a CDS encoding amidohydrolase family protein; the encoded protein is MKQLKSPLSAAIVAAIFGLSHGVFASSSTAADTQAVEKDTKHWNVLNPPGERKTIKLDTNETTWSNLDVSPDGKHVVFDMLGDLYIIPIRGGEAKALTSDMAWNIQPKFSPDGKKIAFISDRDGGDNLWVMDVDGSNLKQVSKEKNNIVHNPAWSPDGQYLAVKQGQVSGRTIPGGSIRMYHISGGKGVVVRERLHGAKSQKNIAEPAFSKDGNKIYYSVDATPGVRWEYNKNSLTPVFEIRSWDLITGEEETVISGAGGAVRPTPSPDGKSIAFVKREDNGKEFISALYIKNLKSGIEHRIYSGLDRDLQETNGAHGNAPAFAYTPDGKALVFWAKGHFHKVDIESKQVTSIAAHIVAEKQITPALRFAVDVAPDTFKVKLARWSQVSPDGNTALFQALGYLYTKDVSSGKVQRVTNQTDHFEFYPSFSRDGKYIVYTTWDDKALGSVRVVSARGGKGKVITQDPGHYVTPSFSPDGKNVVYKKVTGGFLLNGDWSMEPGIYVADIKGKKSKRIIKAGDNPHFGKDSDRIFFSVQNGDTGLELKSVNLTGAEERSHFKGDYIFDYRVSPNGNYVAFIENFNTFVAPFTHTGKTLSINKGITDFPVQQVSKYSGDFLNWTADSKAVTWAFGPTLYQRALTDTFEFLSDKELDKELTADGIDLSFEQKADKPNGVLALVGGKIVTMREAETQQEIIENGVVLIKDNRIVAVGKQDEVSIPNGAETIDITGKTVVPGLIDVHAHGSYGSNQLQPEQNWNQFSNLSFGVTTIHDPSNDSNEVFSMSELARAGLTVAPRIYSVGRILYAGEAPGYKTPINNLADAEFHVKRLKDAGAISVKSYNHPRRETRQQVLEAARNMEIMVVPEGGAKFQHNMNMIVDGHTGVEHALPIPHIYADVKQMWGQTDVGFTPTFVVAYGGIKGEDYWYEHTNVWENKRLMSFVPEYIVKPMSIRPTKAPDRHYNHFNVAETAKQLRDEGVTVHIGAHGQREGLAAHWELWSMVQGGFSNWQALRSGTIDGARYLGMEKDLGTIETGKLADLAIIDGDVLNNIRDSEKVAYTVINGRIYDAASMNEVGSHAKKRQPFFFEGKNQTQMHPATAAYMEEKAHKYHWKH